The Undibacterium cyanobacteriorum genomic sequence GATCACTCTGTGCGTTCGCAGGGAGACGCAAATAGTGGTCAATGGCAGTGCGCACGCGTTCTTGCAAAGCATCGATGGAGATTCGTTTTTCACGAGCCGCGGTTTGGCAAGCCTCACAAAAACAGGTGCCGAGTAAATTGTCGAGCCAGGCGTTGCTCGCGACTTGTGCAAACTCGTGGTGGTAGCCATGGCCATAAGGCAACCAGCCCGGTGTTTCGAGCACGATGCTTTTGAATGCGAACTGTGAACCAAGGTCGGCGCATAGATGGACGGCGTAGTCAAAAACTTCGTTGTTCATAGGACACAAACTATACACATAGCCATCACCAAAAGCATTTTTGGCAGTGTAGTGTGGATAGGCTGCACCGATGCGAGAATTGTGTAACAGCACCGTCCATGCATGCACACCCAAACGCCCGTCAGACAATAAATCTTGCACGACGGTAGTCATGTTCGCATCGCCATGAGCAACCGGTTTGATTTCGCTATACCGCGCCAAATCAGGTGTGAAATAGGTCACGCCATCTTCAGGAAAAATCACGCGTGGTCCTTGTTTCGCATGAGGGCGGATAAATTTTCCTGCGTGATAGGCCGTGGCGATCGTGACATCACGGATGCCCATGCCGAGCGCCTCATCCACAAATGAAGTGACACCTTGATCGGCAATGTCCCAGGCGTAGGTGTAGAGTGACTGATAGCTTGGCGCGTGCTGCTGGCTCATGAATGGCTCACTGTATCGTTGAAGTTTTTGTTACGCGGTTGTTGTTACGCTGTTGTTTTGCTGGTGGCGCGATGGATGTTGGTTAAACGATCCCACTGTTCATCGTTACAGAGGCTTATAAGCAGTCACTTCAATTTCGACCTTGCAGTCCACCATCATGGCGGATTGCACACATGAACGTGCTGGTGGATTGTCACCAAAATATTCGGTGTAGATGCGATTGAAAGTCCAGAAATCGCGTGTGTCATCTAACCAAACACTGACCTTGACCACATCCTCTAAAGTGCAACCGGCTAATGCCAATACTTTTTTGACGTTTTCCATTGTGCGACGCGTTTGCGATTCGATTCCGCCGGTTTCGATTTCACCGTTTTCTTTCATGGCGACTTGGCCAGAACAGAATACGAAATCACCAGCGCGGACTGCAGGCGAAAAAGGCAAGCGTTGTCCGCCAGCGCCACTAGGAATATTGCCGAAGCGAGTGATGGTTTTTGTCATGATCGTTGTTGTCGTTGAAGTTGAAATGCGTGATTGGTAAATAGCAGAGGCAAGCTAGTAAGTGAGGATAGATCCTAGCGAAATGCACAGCTTGAAACTATCCGGATATTCCCTGCTTAAGTTGAACTTATCGATGAATCTAGACCCAAGAATTATTTGATCAGTCCACGCGCTTTGGCGACTAAAATGGCTCCTTGTCCAGCGAGGTGAGCTTGCGTCTCATCAGAAACCACGGTGATCTGGCCAGAGAAGTAGTCGTCGTGTTTAATCAAGATTGCCAAGGCTTCTTTCATAATCGGTTTGCCACAAATCACCACTGGCGTGCCTGGTAGCATGGTGATTGCCGTACTATTTTTGAGTGTCAATAAGTCGGCGCCGAGAATGGCACCGAGTAGGAAGTTGGCGCGGTCATTGCGTTCGTAGATGGTGAATTGATCGAGGGTGCGTACATTGAAACAGGTGCGACCGAGGCCTATCGTTTGCGCCGATTGCGCACCAGCCAATAGCATCTCTTCTTTGATCGAGGTGGCGAATTGGGAATCGAGCGACTGCGCCAAAATGGTGTTGTGGGTAATCACATACATCAATTCGCCAGCCAGCGTCGTCACGCATCCCGTGATGCGATTTTTGTCATCGATGCAGACAAATTTGGAGTGCGATCCGGGCATCACCATCATGGCGGGACCGGTAATACCAAGTTGGTCAATCACGCTCATGACTTCAACTTCTTCACCACGCATCATATCCATGGCTTCGCAGTTATGTAGGCCAATATTGTCGACCACATTGCGCACACCAGGTACGAACCAAATAGGTTTTGGAAATACTTCGGGGATCGTCACCGACACCATGCCGCGCGCTAATTGCTGCAAACCAGCAGGTGCTAGGACATGCGGTAGTTCAAATAAGCCGACATTCGAACTGATCATGCCTGAGCCGATCACGAAATCGACTTGTTCGGCATCGATACCACCGGCAGCGAGGGCATTAATAATGGTGTCACGCACTCCGTTTTGCAGGCGCTCGCGGGTTCCGGTAATGGCGGTGTCGCGTACGCCGACCTCGCATGCTTGGTGGGCGATGACTTGGTCATCTTTCCATAAGGTGACGCGAGTGTTGGTGGTGCCGGTATCGATAGTAATAATTGTTGTCATGTCGTTGTAGACCTAAATGGTTTGTTCACCGCCTTGTCTTTATCCCATTGGCGTGAACGCATCCTCAATCAAAATGCGATCGTGTGGAAAACACGTTTGCTGATATCTCAAGCGAAATTCATTTCTCTTTTTGCAAAATTGCCTAGGTATCAAGCTCAATAGTCATCGCTTGAGAAGACCTGCCTTGATCAGATGCTCGCAGCTTAACGGGCTGGTTTGAGTGTCGCAAGCGAGGAATATTTGAGATGTCATTAAGAAATACTTAATGGCAGAAGTTTTCCTCATTGAGTGCAGCGGGCAATCTCGAACAAGACCCGCGCCAAATCTCGCTTTGAGCTGAGTTTCTGATTTTAATGAAAAGCAAGTTTCCCAAAAACAATGGGTAAAATAGTAGCATTCTTTCTTCAAAATAAGTGTCTCATCAGACCGCAATAATATTTCAAGACTTCATCAAATTTTTCTTAATGAAGTTCTGATATGGTATCGTTTTCTAATGAGGCTACCATGTCAAAACGTCTGCCACCGTTAAACGCATTGAAAGTTTTTGAAGTCGCTGCGCGCCGACTCAATTTCACGCGCGCGGCAGAAGAATTGCATGTGACGAACGCCGCGGTGAGCCATCAAATTAAATTGCTCGAAGACTTCTTGGGACTCGATCTTTTTCAACGCAGTAATAATGTGTTGAAACTCACCGAAGCAGGGGAGCGCTACTTACCGCGCATTCGCGAAGGCTTCAAAATATTTCAGCAAGCCACCGATGCTTTGCTGAATGATAATAATGTTTTATTACGTGTCGGTGTGCCACCTTCATTCGGCTCAAAATGGTTGGTTCCGCGTTTATACCGTTTCTTGAATCGTCATCCGCAAGTACGCGTCGAGATCGTCTCTGAAGTTGATCGTAGTTATCGCGATTGCGATATCTCCATTGATTTTCGGCGTACGCAATTTGCCGATTTTCGTATCGAGCCTTTCATCGTGACGGAAGTATTTCCAGTGTGTAGTCCAGCCATCGCGAAGACTTTACAAACCCCAGCGGATCTCAGTAAGCAAACTTTACTGCATGAAGTCAGTGCCATGAATGATCCTGACTATCCAAGTTGGCAGTCGTGGTTTTCGACCTTGGGCGTGAATGATAAAGAAGTGCGCAAAGGTCCTTTGTTTACTCTGGCTTTAATGGCGCTGCAGGCAGCGATTGATGGACAAGGTGTGGCCTTGGGTCAAGCGTTGTTAGTTGAGTACGACATCGCGGCGGGACGTTTGGTGCGCCCGTTCGATGTGCAAACACCTTTGCGTCTCGATTACTACTTGATCTATGCGGCAGATATGAAAGAGAACGCAGCCTTCCAAGCTTTCCATCAATGGTTGGTAAGTGAAGCACGCACACGCTGATATTGAATCGACCTGTTCCTCCAATAATTCTTTGATTGCCATGTTGTCGCTCAATCGTATCTTTCACAACTCTGCTGACCTGCCTTTAATTCGCCGTGAATTACTTTTGGTGACGGCGCGTTGCGGTATCACCGGTGCTACACGTCTAAGCACTGAGTTAGATCGTTCGATGTTGATGCTGCAATTACATAACACTGATCAAGGTGGGCAGCAACAGCGGCAGCAACAGCAAGCGCCAACATGGACCAGCAGCGCGGCCTTATGTGATCGCATTGAAGCAGTGGATTTTCAGCAGGGCCGTGTGCACTTGCGTGGACAACGCTATCGTTTCGAAGTCGATGTGATTGCTTTCGCCACGCATCACAGTGCTGCCGACCCACAGCATGATTCACTTCACGGAGCGAGTTTGAACCCTATCAAATTTGATGAAGTGATTTTTGTTGGTGATGCGCAGAAGTGCGTCAGCCAAGCTTTACGTTGCTCTCATTTATCGCGCAAGATGATGGTGCTAGGACGAAGTCAGTTGGATCATGCGCAAAGAGTCGTGCGACAACAATTGCACCGTTTGCAAGGACATCAAGAAAAAACTTTGAAAGCGATCGCCCCCTAATTTTTTTAAAGCACGATCAAAAAGTTCTCGCTGTTCGCTGCAATTAAATGTGGATACAGTACGGTCAACTCGGTGAGCGCCACGTTCCTTTTTTGCGTGTTCGCTCTGAGATTTTTCTCCTTGGATCCCTCTTTCATTTTTATCCTACCCTAGGTGGTTTATGTCCTTCTTTCAAAATGCACTGCAGGTGTTTGCCAGCACCAAAGCAAGTAAATCAAAAGTGAATCAAAAACACAGTCCCAATCAAGGCCAGTTCCCTGCGAAGTGTCTCAGCTTAATGTTAGCAGCAGCGTTTTCAACTGCAATCCCGAGCCATGAAGTGCAGGCGGCTAGTGTCGGTAATGTACGCAAAATTGAGAATGTGAATGGCCAATCTCAGCTGAGTATTACGACTGACAAAGGCAATTTGATACAGATCTCCATCTTGCGTTCCGATTTGTTCCGCGTCTGGGCTGGTAGCGATGCAAAGTTAGTCGATGCGGGTGATAAGGCCGCGCCTATCGTTTTGAAACAAGACTTCGGCAAAGTGGACTTTACGGTGCAGGAGCAAAGCGATTATTTGTTGGTGAAGACCAAAGACATGGCTTTGCGGATTTATCGTCAACCACTGCGTTTGGCTTTATATCGCGCTGATAATCGTACGATGCTGTGGCAGGAATTGCAGGCCTTAGATATTGGTGAAAAGCGTAGCTTTCAAACGCTGTCGAGTAGCGCTGATGAGGCGTTCTTCGGCGGTGGTCAACAGAATGGTAATTACGCTTTCAAAGGAAAAACATTAGAGGTTTCTTATTCGGGTGGCTGGGAAGAAAACGATAGACCAAGTCCAGCGCCGTTTTATATGAGCAGTAAAGGCTATGGCGTGCTACGTAACACTTGGAGCAATGGTAGTTACGATTTTCGTTCTAATGATTTCATCACGAGTAGTCATAATGAGAAGCGATTTGATGCCTATTACTTTGTCGGCGATAGCATCAAAGATGTCTTGAATGGCTACACGACCTTAACTGGCCGCGCACGGATGCTGCCGCGCTGGGCCTATGAATATGGCGATGCCGATTGCTACAACGATGGCGACAATGTGAAGAAGCCGGGCACCTTTCCCAAAGCTTGGAGTGATGGTCCGACTGGTAAAACACCGGATGTGATTCTCTCAGTCGCAGCGAAATATCGTGAGCACGATATGCCAGGTGGTTGGATCTTACCAAATGATGGCTATGGCTGCGGTTACACCGATCTTGAAGCGGTCGTGAAAGGGCTGAAACAATACGGTTTCCGTACCGGTTTGTGGACCGAAAACGGAGTCGATAAGATCAAATGGGAAGTCGGCACAGCGGGCACACGCGCTCAGAAACTCGATGTGGCTTGGACTGGCCAAGGCTATCAATTCGCGCTCGATGCGAACCAAGCGGCGGCGCAAGGCATACTTGATAATTCGAATTCGCGTCCCTTCATTTGGACAGTGATGGGCTGGGCTGGCATGCAGCGTTATGCAGTGACATGGACTGGTGATCAAAGCGGTAGCTGGGATTACATTCGTTGGCATATTCCGACACTGATTGGTTCTGGGTTGTCGGGCCAAGCCTATGCAACCGGTGACGTTGATGGGATCTTTGGTGGTAGCCCCGAAACCTTCACACGTGATTTGCAGTGGAAAGCCTTTACACCAGTATTGATGGGGATGTCAGGATGGTCGCAAAATGTGCGCAAGCATCCTTGGGCCTTTGACGAGCCGTATCGCAGCATTAACCGCGATTATCTCAAACTCAAAATGCGTCTGATGCCGTATATGTACACCTTGGCACAAGAAACTGAAATGACCGGCGCGCCTATCGTTCGCGGTTTGATGTGGGATCATCCACAAGATCCTCATGCGAATGACGAGAATTACAAATACCAATTCTTCCTCGGTAAAGACCTCTTGGTGGCGCCGGTGTATCGTAGTCAAGCGGCCAGTCAAGGTTGGCGCAAGGGTGTGTATTTACCGCAAGGACAATGGATCGATTACTGGGATGGTCGAGTCGTGACAGCCGGCACCCAAGGTAAGCTGATCGATTATCAAGTGAGCCTCGACAAATTGCCGGTGATGGTGCGCGCCGGTGCGATTTTGCCGATGTATCCTAGCGCCTTGTATGATGGTCAAGTCGCTAAGGACGTTCTGACTTGGGATATCTATCCTCATGGTGAAAGCAATTTCACTTTATACGAAGATGATGGTGAAACGCGCCAATATCAGCAAGGGGAAAAGTCCACCCAACAGATTCGTGTTTTCGCACCTGAAAACAAAGCAGGTCTGATTCAGATCAAGCTCGATGGTGTGCGTGGTCAATATCAAGGGATGGAAACGCAACGTGTACAAGTGTTCCAAGTGCATACGCGCGTCAAGCCGTCACAAGTCTTACTGCAGAAACAGGCTTTAGCCGAGTTAGTGAGTCGCGCAGAATTTGAAAAAGCGAATACTGGCTGGTATTACGACGCCGCCCATCAATACGGCGTGGTGTATGTGAAGACGGCGAAGCTCGATGTGCGACAAGCGCTGGCCGTTGATCTGGATATTCCAAGCACGGCAAGTCTGGCGAGCACGGCTGATTATCCAGCGGCGCCAGCGACCGGTGATGTGGTACCGGCGGACTCTCTGATCGTGCTCAATCGCTCCGCGGAAGAGCCCGGTCATCCCGTGGAGAATGCTTTCGATGGTAAGCCTGGTACTTGGTTCCGTACCCTGCGCGATCAATCGCAAAAGACCGGCCCTCATGAATTTACTTTGGCTTTAGGTGAGCGTCGTTTGATTAAAGGCTTCGAGATCGCACCGCGTAACGATAAACATTGGGATGCAGGTCAAGTCAAAGATTTTGAGGTCTATATGGCCGATACCAATGGTGAGTGGGGCCAACCGATTTATGTGGGGCAGTTGAAAAAACAAGAAGGCAAGCAGCGCGTGGAGTTCCCGGCCAAAGCTGGGCGTCTCTTCCGCTTCCGTATCTTGAGCTCACATGATCAGGCCGAAGATGGTAACGTCCAAGATCCTATGGTCTTGACGTCGAATGATGCGAGTGCTGGCAATGCGCCGCGTGCTTACAATGCATTCACGCCAATTGTCGTGCCACCAGTGACGATTTCTGAATTCCATTTATTGGAGCAGCAAAATCCTGACAAGCCAGCATTGCAGTCCGCCTTGTCTGATTTCCCGTTTGCCGCAGCGAAGGGCACCGTGGTCGCCAAAGATAAGGTGATGATCGGTAAAGTAGCCAATGCTACAAAGCACGAGACTATGATGCAGATGAATGGTTTGAAATTCCGCAAAGGCTTGGGTGTGAGCGATGTCAGTGAGATCACTTATCGTCTACAAGGCAACTGGCAAATTTTCCGGGCTGACGTCGGTATCGATGATGCATGCCGCCAAAATGGTGGCTTGCAATTCCAAGTCTATGGTGATGGCAAATTGCTGTTTGACAGTGGCTTAATTGAAGCGCCTGCCGTGGTAAAGCCTGAGCTTGATATTCGTGGCATTAGCAAATTGAGCTTGCGCACCACCGGCGTGAAAGCCAAGGCCAAAGCACCCGTTTGCGCAAACTGGGCCAATGCGACCGTGATTGGATTTGCAGGTGACACCATCGTGAAATAAAGCGCAATAAGTCATGGTGAGGCAATAACTCATAAAAAGGCTCTGTGGCTATGATCGGTCACAGAGTCTTTTTTATTGGTCAATTCGAATATTGAAGTCGATTTACGGAACCAAGTCACTATGACATCATCTAAATTGGTCTAAGCCTGTGCATGATTGCTTTTGGTTAAAACCGCCATTTTTAGCGTGAGGAAAATTGATGTGTACTAAGTCCAATTATTCGCCCCGTGCTCCTTTCATTTTTCCTAGGTCAGCAACAATGAGTAATTATCTCGGCTGCGCCGCCTTAGTGCTCATCAGCATCTTGCCGCTGGTAAGTGCGGCGCAAGCAGCGCCAGAGCCAAAAAATCAACCAACATCCCAGAAAATATCTAAGCCCAGTTTGACCAGCGCACAAGCGCATTTCGAGCCTTTATACGAACAATTACGTCAGGAATTTAATGCCACAAATGCCTACAACACGGTTGCGTTTGTCGAGCAACGTTGGCGCTTGGCAGGAAACGCGGGCTTTAACGAAAGCATTCGCCATGTTGAAAAGATTCTGCAAGAGGCCGGTTTTCAAAAGCAGCAAAATTCAGAGAAAGAAGCAGAGCTGAGCTATCGAATTGAGACTCGTAAGATGGCGAAGCCGACGTGGGAGCCTATCGCCGCAAGCTTGAATTTAATTGGCGCGGGTGATCAGCAACAGAGCTTGCTGAATTTCTCTACCAATCGAAATATGATCGCGATTAACTCTGCATCAACCCCGGATGCTGGTGTGAAAGCGGAAGTGGTGTATGTGGGTAAGGGGCGCTCAGCAGATCTGAAAGACAAAGACCTCCGCGGCAAGATAGTGTTTGTCGAAAATGCAGCGGCGGCTGTTTATAAACAAGCTGTTAGTGCTGGCGCAGTCGGTGTGATGTCTTACTCGATGCCTGCTTATACCCAGCCGCAGAAATACCAAGACTCGATTCAATTTCAGTCAGTGCCACAGGTGGGTGGTGATAAAGCGATCTGGGCTTTAGTTTTGTCATATCAAGCAAAAGAACGACTGAAATCGGCTTTGCAAAATAGTGCTGCTCCAGTGCTGGTGCAAGCACATGTCTCAACCAAACAATACCAAGCAGAAGAGTTGACTTTGGTTGCCAATATTCGCGGCCGCACTCAGCCAGAGCAGCGATTTGTTTTTAGTGCACATGTTCAAGAGCCTGGTGCTAACGATAATGCTACTGGGGTTGGCACTCTAGCGGAAATGGCCCGTGTTGCAGCGAAATTGGTGAAAGAAAAGAAGTACGTACTGGATCGTACCATCACCTTCTTATGGGGTGACGAAATTGTCTCGACACAACGGTATATCAACGAAGACCCGCAACGCGCTAAGGGCATCATGTGGGGTTTGAGCCTCGATATGGTGGGCGAAGATGTGAGCAAAACCGGCGGCAGTTTCCTGATCGAGAAGATGCCAGACCCTTCCGCGATTTGGACGCGCGGTAATGACAAGCATACAGAATGGGGCGGCTCGGTTCTGAAGGAATCAGACATGGTGCCAAACTATTTTACCGACTACTTGATCAATCGTTGCGTGCAACAAGGTCTGGAAACGGGCTGGGTCGTGAATGCTAATCCCTTCGAAGGCGGTAGTGATCATACGCCCTTCCTGCAAGCGAAGATCCCTGGCTTGTTGATGTGGCATTTCACAGATACTTTTTATCATACCGATTTAGACCGACTTGATAAGGTATCGAAAGATGAAATGCACAATGTGGGAATTTGTGGTTTGGCCAGTGCATGGATATTGTCCAGTGCTGACGAAAACACGGCCTTGATCGTCGGCGAAGAGTTATCCCTCAATGCCAAGCAACGCCTACAGACTGAGTTTTCCTTAAGTCAGACCGCCACTCGTGCCGGAGCTGATGTCACAAAAGAGAAACATATTCTGGCTACCTGGGCTGATTGGTATGTGCGTTCGGTCGATTTGCTGAAGACCTTGCCTCTCGGTACCCTGAGCAACGATGGGAAAGCTCAAATAGACAAAGCGAAACGAAGTATTACTGATTTGAGTCAGCAGTTACAGAATCAACTGTAAAATGGGGCATCTCGAAAGTGTCTGAGCACTAGGCGCTTCGATCAGTTCTAGGAAAATCGTCCATGAATCCACGAATCAGCGCCTTGATGCATTTAAAATTGACTGACTTGATACGACGCGCGATATTAAGTCTTTCAATGATTGTCTCAATCATCGCAGTTACCCCAGTGCATGCGAGTGAACGAAAGACCTGTTGGCTTTCACCTCAAGTTCAGGTCGAGTTCTCCGGTCGCCTCATCGCCTATGAGAAGATAGGTCTCGGAAAATATGAAAAACATCATAGTGGCCGCGTTAGGGACTCTTTTGCATATGCATTTGGATTCACGATTCGAGATCAAAAGGGTGGAAAATTGGGTCCACAGCATGAAATGTTCTTTCGTGATGAAGAGCCAAAATGCAACGCGCTTGTCATGCATGATCAGCGAATTTTCTATCTTTCTCGTACCAGCGTTTATCGGCGGATGGATAGTGAAGGTCAGCGTGGCGGCAATGTGTTGGTAGTGAGCGAAGATGGTGGTCGCCATTTTAGTGACAACATATTTCCATCAGCGCGAAATGCGTGGAATAGCGAAGCTGAAATCTCTGAACAACGCGCTGCTATAGAAAGCTTTGGTTATCATCAGGCTCGTGTCGATTTTGATGGCAAATTAGTGCGCT encodes the following:
- a CDS encoding RidA family protein, whose amino-acid sequence is MTKTITRFGNIPSGAGGQRLPFSPAVRAGDFVFCSGQVAMKENGEIETGGIESQTRRTMENVKKVLALAGCTLEDVVKVSVWLDDTRDFWTFNRIYTEYFGDNPPARSCVQSAMMVDCKVEIEVTAYKPL
- a CDS encoding M28 family peptidase, producing the protein MSNYLGCAALVLISILPLVSAAQAAPEPKNQPTSQKISKPSLTSAQAHFEPLYEQLRQEFNATNAYNTVAFVEQRWRLAGNAGFNESIRHVEKILQEAGFQKQQNSEKEAELSYRIETRKMAKPTWEPIAASLNLIGAGDQQQSLLNFSTNRNMIAINSASTPDAGVKAEVVYVGKGRSADLKDKDLRGKIVFVENAAAAVYKQAVSAGAVGVMSYSMPAYTQPQKYQDSIQFQSVPQVGGDKAIWALVLSYQAKERLKSALQNSAAPVLVQAHVSTKQYQAEELTLVANIRGRTQPEQRFVFSAHVQEPGANDNATGVGTLAEMARVAAKLVKEKKYVLDRTITFLWGDEIVSTQRYINEDPQRAKGIMWGLSLDMVGEDVSKTGGSFLIEKMPDPSAIWTRGNDKHTEWGGSVLKESDMVPNYFTDYLINRCVQQGLETGWVVNANPFEGGSDHTPFLQAKIPGLLMWHFTDTFYHTDLDRLDKVSKDEMHNVGICGLASAWILSSADENTALIVGEELSLNAKQRLQTEFSLSQTATRAGADVTKEKHILATWADWYVRSVDLLKTLPLGTLSNDGKAQIDKAKRSITDLSQQLQNQL
- a CDS encoding 2-dehydro-3-deoxygalactonokinase, translating into MTTIITIDTGTTNTRVTLWKDDQVIAHQACEVGVRDTAITGTRERLQNGVRDTIINALAAGGIDAEQVDFVIGSGMISSNVGLFELPHVLAPAGLQQLARGMVSVTIPEVFPKPIWFVPGVRNVVDNIGLHNCEAMDMMRGEEVEVMSVIDQLGITGPAMMVMPGSHSKFVCIDDKNRITGCVTTLAGELMYVITHNTILAQSLDSQFATSIKEEMLLAGAQSAQTIGLGRTCFNVRTLDQFTIYERNDRANFLLGAILGADLLTLKNSTAITMLPGTPVVICGKPIMKEALAILIKHDDYFSGQITVVSDETQAHLAGQGAILVAKARGLIK
- the gcvA gene encoding transcriptional regulator GcvA, whose protein sequence is MSKRLPPLNALKVFEVAARRLNFTRAAEELHVTNAAVSHQIKLLEDFLGLDLFQRSNNVLKLTEAGERYLPRIREGFKIFQQATDALLNDNNVLLRVGVPPSFGSKWLVPRLYRFLNRHPQVRVEIVSEVDRSYRDCDISIDFRRTQFADFRIEPFIVTEVFPVCSPAIAKTLQTPADLSKQTLLHEVSAMNDPDYPSWQSWFSTLGVNDKEVRKGPLFTLALMALQAAIDGQGVALGQALLVEYDIAAGRLVRPFDVQTPLRLDYYLIYAADMKENAAFQAFHQWLVSEARTR
- a CDS encoding TIM-barrel domain-containing protein; translated protein: MSFFQNALQVFASTKASKSKVNQKHSPNQGQFPAKCLSLMLAAAFSTAIPSHEVQAASVGNVRKIENVNGQSQLSITTDKGNLIQISILRSDLFRVWAGSDAKLVDAGDKAAPIVLKQDFGKVDFTVQEQSDYLLVKTKDMALRIYRQPLRLALYRADNRTMLWQELQALDIGEKRSFQTLSSSADEAFFGGGQQNGNYAFKGKTLEVSYSGGWEENDRPSPAPFYMSSKGYGVLRNTWSNGSYDFRSNDFITSSHNEKRFDAYYFVGDSIKDVLNGYTTLTGRARMLPRWAYEYGDADCYNDGDNVKKPGTFPKAWSDGPTGKTPDVILSVAAKYREHDMPGGWILPNDGYGCGYTDLEAVVKGLKQYGFRTGLWTENGVDKIKWEVGTAGTRAQKLDVAWTGQGYQFALDANQAAAQGILDNSNSRPFIWTVMGWAGMQRYAVTWTGDQSGSWDYIRWHIPTLIGSGLSGQAYATGDVDGIFGGSPETFTRDLQWKAFTPVLMGMSGWSQNVRKHPWAFDEPYRSINRDYLKLKMRLMPYMYTLAQETEMTGAPIVRGLMWDHPQDPHANDENYKYQFFLGKDLLVAPVYRSQAASQGWRKGVYLPQGQWIDYWDGRVVTAGTQGKLIDYQVSLDKLPVMVRAGAILPMYPSALYDGQVAKDVLTWDIYPHGESNFTLYEDDGETRQYQQGEKSTQQIRVFAPENKAGLIQIKLDGVRGQYQGMETQRVQVFQVHTRVKPSQVLLQKQALAELVSRAEFEKANTGWYYDAAHQYGVVYVKTAKLDVRQALAVDLDIPSTASLASTADYPAAPATGDVVPADSLIVLNRSAEEPGHPVENAFDGKPGTWFRTLRDQSQKTGPHEFTLALGERRLIKGFEIAPRNDKHWDAGQVKDFEVYMADTNGEWGQPIYVGQLKKQEGKQRVEFPAKAGRLFRFRILSSHDQAEDGNVQDPMVLTSNDASAGNAPRAYNAFTPIVVPPVTISEFHLLEQQNPDKPALQSALSDFPFAAAKGTVVAKDKVMIGKVANATKHETMMQMNGLKFRKGLGVSDVSEITYRLQGNWQIFRADVGIDDACRQNGGLQFQVYGDGKLLFDSGLIEAPAVVKPELDIRGISKLSLRTTGVKAKAKAPVCANWANATVIGFAGDTIVK